A window of Castanea sativa cultivar Marrone di Chiusa Pesio chromosome 1, ASM4071231v1 contains these coding sequences:
- the LOC142640366 gene encoding cytochrome b-c1 complex subunit 7-2, mitochondrial-like — protein MASLMKAIVDPKKNWLAAFHMKSISNRLRKYGLRYDDLYDPYYDLDIKEALNRLPREIVDARNQRLKRAMDLSMKHEYLPQDLQALQTPFRSYLHEMLALVKREREECEALGALPLYQRTIP, from the exons atggcgTCGTTAATGAAGGCAATTGTGGACCCAAAGAAGAACTGGCTGGCAGCTTTTCACATGAAATCCATCTCCAACCGCCTCAGAAAATACG GGCTTCGATACGACGATCTGTACGACCCATACTACGATTTGGATATTAAGGAGGCACTGAATCGGCTGCCGAGGGAGATAGTTGATGCTCGGAACCAGCGTCTTAAGCGAGCCATGGACCTCTCTATGAAGCACGAGTATCTTCCCCAAGATCTTCAG GCACTGCAAACACCATTCAGGAGCTACCTTCATGAAATGCTGGCCCTT gtgaagagggagagggaagAGTGTGAGGCTTTGGGAGCTTTGCCTCTCTATCAGCGTACCATTCCCTGA
- the LOC142622890 gene encoding uncharacterized protein LOC142622890, with protein MASLEEEPTSTELSMEMQKCPSIEEILTFEIQGIKSWMTPIVSFLQDGHLPQDAKEARKIKQRATRFTILNDNLYKRGHSLPYLKCVDEDEARYILEEIHEGIYGDHAGPRSLVSKVIRTGYFWPTVQADVVELVKNCDKYQRFGNVQ; from the coding sequence ATGGCCTCCTTAGAGGAAGAACCAACGAGCACGGAGCTAAGCATGGAGATGCAAAAATGCCCCAGCATCGAAGAAATCCTGACGTTCGAAATTCAGGGCATAAAAAGCTGGATGACACCGATCGTGTCCTTCCTCCAAGATGGACACCTCCCACAGGATGCCAAGGAGGCCAGGAAGATCAAGCAGAGAGCGACCAGGTTCACGATCCTAAATGACAACCTATACAAAAGGGGCCATTCCCTGCCTTACTTGAAGTGTGTCGATGAAGACGAAGCCAGATACATCCTAGAGGAAATCCACGAAGGTATTTATGGAGATCACGCTGGCCCTAGGTCCCTGGTAAGCAAAGTCATTCGAACAGGTTATTTCTGGCCAACTGTACAAGCTGATGTGGTAGAACTCGTCAAGAATTGTGACAAGTATCAGAGATTCGGGAATGTTCAATGA